Proteins co-encoded in one Erwinia sp. genomic window:
- the argR gene encoding Arginine repressor (ID:JIFNMEKO_00041;~source:Prodigal:2.6), with the protein MRNPSKQEDLTKAFKALLKEEKFSSQGEIVTALQEGGFDNINQSKVSRMLTKFGAVRTRNAKMEMVYCLPAELGVPTATSPLKNLVLDIDFNDALVVIHTSPGAAQLIARLLDSLGKAEGILGTIAGDDTIFITPARAFTVKQLHDAILLLFEQEL; encoded by the coding sequence ATGCGTAATCCATCAAAACAAGAAGATCTGACCAAAGCCTTTAAGGCGTTACTGAAAGAAGAAAAATTCAGTTCGCAAGGTGAAATTGTTACAGCGTTGCAGGAAGGCGGTTTTGATAATATCAACCAATCCAAAGTATCACGGATGCTCACGAAATTTGGTGCAGTGAGAACCCGTAATGCCAAAATGGAAATGGTATATTGTTTACCCGCCGAACTCGGTGTCCCTACAGCGACCAGCCCACTGAAAAATCTGGTGCTTGATATCGACTTCAATGATGCTCTGGTCGTTATCCATACCAGCCCAGGTGCAGCCCAATTGATTGCACGCCTTCTCGACTCTCTTGGTAAAGCGGAAGGGATTCTTGGCACGATTGCAGGCGATGATACTATTTTCATTACACCCGCCCGCGCCTTCACCGTGAAACAACTGCACGACGCCATTCTGCTGCTGTTTGAACAAGAATTGTAA
- the mdh gene encoding Malate dehydrogenase (ID:JIFNMEKO_00042;~source:Prodigal:2.6), protein MKVAVLGAAGGIGQALALLLKNQLPEGAELSLYDISPVTPGVAVDLSHIPTNVTITGFSGTDAEPALSGADIVLISAGVARKPGMDRADLFKVNAGIIQNLIKQVAIACPAALIGIITNPVNTLVPVAAAELQRAGVYDRNRLFGITTLDTLRAATFVAQMKKCNPAEVTVPVVGGHSGVTILPLLSQIPGISFSEDDVIALTHRIQNAGTEVVEAKAGGGSATLAMGEAAARFGLSLVRALQGDEPVLEYAYVEGDGTYARFFSQPVMVGKQGIIRTLPLGELSVFEGHALQEMLPTLEQDIVLGENYTAN, encoded by the coding sequence ATGAAAGTTGCAGTTCTTGGTGCCGCAGGCGGTATTGGTCAGGCCCTTGCTCTTTTACTGAAAAACCAATTACCGGAGGGGGCAGAACTTTCATTGTATGATATTTCGCCTGTTACACCTGGTGTTGCAGTCGATCTCAGTCATATCCCTACTAATGTCACGATCACGGGCTTTTCGGGTACGGATGCTGAACCTGCATTATCCGGTGCTGATATCGTTTTGATCTCGGCGGGTGTAGCCCGTAAACCCGGAATGGATCGTGCTGATCTGTTTAAAGTTAATGCTGGTATTATACAAAATCTGATTAAACAGGTTGCCATTGCATGCCCTGCTGCGCTGATTGGCATCATCACTAACCCTGTCAATACACTGGTGCCTGTTGCGGCGGCAGAGCTGCAACGAGCTGGTGTCTATGACAGGAATCGCCTGTTCGGTATTACCACGCTGGACACACTCCGTGCAGCAACGTTTGTTGCTCAGATGAAAAAGTGTAATCCGGCTGAGGTAACCGTACCTGTTGTGGGCGGGCATTCAGGTGTGACCATCTTACCTCTGCTTTCGCAAATTCCTGGTATTTCCTTTTCTGAGGATGATGTTATTGCATTAACACACCGTATTCAGAATGCCGGAACTGAAGTGGTCGAGGCCAAAGCTGGCGGTGGATCGGCAACCCTGGCGATGGGGGAAGCGGCGGCGCGTTTTGGATTGTCACTGGTGCGGGCGTTGCAAGGCGATGAGCCTGTACTCGAATATGCCTATGTCGAGGGAGATGGCACTTACGCACGCTTTTTCTCGCAACCTGTGATGGTTGGTAAGCAAGGTATTATCAGAACACTTCCTTTGGGAGAATTAAGTGTGTTCGAAGGGCACGCTCTACAAGAGATGTTACCGACGCTAGAGCAGGATATTGTATTAGGTGAGAATTATACAGCTAACTAG